One segment of Macrotis lagotis isolate mMagLag1 chromosome 1, bilby.v1.9.chrom.fasta, whole genome shotgun sequence DNA contains the following:
- the ATRAID gene encoding all-trans retinoic acid-induced differentiation factor isoform X1, producing MAPRPGWLLGLPLVLALGAGKVPAQPEICKYCPGPAHDTSEVYHYCKQRQELNLTARCCLNKQGTIVGLDLQNCSLKELDPLFAEAHSAIVLDLRANPLLNIPTSAFRNFTELQTLVVPLKLSCPGGNVSWDNITFDGDSYICQGQRSLCNGTVQPAAALCPENAYCVPDGPGLFQCLCTSDFHGYKCLREGSFPLLMFSGILGTTTFCISILLWGTQLRKIKAS from the exons atggcGCCGCGTCCGGGCTGGCTGCTCGGGCTTCCCCTCGTCCTCGCTCTAGGCGCGGGAAAGGTCCCGGCGCAGCCCGAG ATTTGCAAATATTGTCCTGGGCCTGCACATGACACATCAGAAGTTTACCATTACTGTAAGCAGAGACAAGAGTTAAATCTGACTGCACGTTGCTGTCTGAACAAGCAGGGTACCATTGTGGG ACTAGATCTTCAGAACTGTTCCCTGAAAGAACTGGACCCACTCTTTGCTGAGGCCCATTCTGCCATTGTTTT GGACCTACGAGCAAACCCCCTCCTGAATATACCTACCTCAGCCTTCCGTAATTTCACTGAGCTCCAGACACT GGTGGTGCCACTGAAACTAAGCTGTCCTGGTGGGAATGTTTCCTGGGATAATATCACCTTTGATGGTGACAGCTATATCTGCCAGGGACAAAGAAGTCTGTGCAATGGCACTGTGCAGCCAG CAGCAGCTCTGTGTCCTGAGAATGCATATTGTGTCCCTGATGGCCCAGGCCTTTTCCAGTGTCTTTGTACTAGTGACTTCCATGGCTACAAATGTCTACGAGAG GGTTCCTTCCCACTCCTCATGTTCTCTGGAATCCTGGGCACTACCACATTTTGTATCTCCATCCTGCTCTGGGGGACCCAACTTCGCAAAATCAAGGCTTCCTGA
- the ATRAID gene encoding all-trans retinoic acid-induced differentiation factor isoform X2 yields the protein MAPRPGWLLGLPLVLALGAGKVPAQPEICKYCPGPAHDTSEVYHYCKQRQELNLTARCCLNKQGTIVGLDLQNCSLKELDPLFAEAHSAIVLDLRANPLLNIPTSAFRNFTELQTLVVPLKLSCPGGNVSWDNITFDGDSYICQGQRSLCNGTVQPAALCPENAYCVPDGPGLFQCLCTSDFHGYKCLREGSFPLLMFSGILGTTTFCISILLWGTQLRKIKAS from the exons atggcGCCGCGTCCGGGCTGGCTGCTCGGGCTTCCCCTCGTCCTCGCTCTAGGCGCGGGAAAGGTCCCGGCGCAGCCCGAG ATTTGCAAATATTGTCCTGGGCCTGCACATGACACATCAGAAGTTTACCATTACTGTAAGCAGAGACAAGAGTTAAATCTGACTGCACGTTGCTGTCTGAACAAGCAGGGTACCATTGTGGG ACTAGATCTTCAGAACTGTTCCCTGAAAGAACTGGACCCACTCTTTGCTGAGGCCCATTCTGCCATTGTTTT GGACCTACGAGCAAACCCCCTCCTGAATATACCTACCTCAGCCTTCCGTAATTTCACTGAGCTCCAGACACT GGTGGTGCCACTGAAACTAAGCTGTCCTGGTGGGAATGTTTCCTGGGATAATATCACCTTTGATGGTGACAGCTATATCTGCCAGGGACAAAGAAGTCTGTGCAATGGCACTGTGCAGCCAG CAGCTCTGTGTCCTGAGAATGCATATTGTGTCCCTGATGGCCCAGGCCTTTTCCAGTGTCTTTGTACTAGTGACTTCCATGGCTACAAATGTCTACGAGAG GGTTCCTTCCCACTCCTCATGTTCTCTGGAATCCTGGGCACTACCACATTTTGTATCTCCATCCTGCTCTGGGGGACCCAACTTCGCAAAATCAAGGCTTCCTGA
- the ATRAID gene encoding all-trans retinoic acid-induced differentiation factor isoform X3, with translation MKISLSDTRPATLSTLTLSHPTKILAVKFVKVQLSAVTSFVLTLKLTLNSKQKGIYVLSSERLDLQNCSLKELDPLFAEAHSAIVLDLRANPLLNIPTSAFRNFTELQTLVVPLKLSCPGGNVSWDNITFDGDSYICQGQRSLCNGTVQPAAALCPENAYCVPDGPGLFQCLCTSDFHGYKCLREGSFPLLMFSGILGTTTFCISILLWGTQLRKIKAS, from the exons atgaagataagtctctCTGACACCAGGCCcgccactctatccactttgacgCTTAGCCATCCTACAAAGATATTAGCtgtaaaatttgtaaaagtaCAATTATCTGCCGTTACTTCCTTTGTTTTGACATTGAAGCTAACATTGAATTCAAAGCAAAAAGGAATATATGTCTTAAGTTCAGAAAG ACTAGATCTTCAGAACTGTTCCCTGAAAGAACTGGACCCACTCTTTGCTGAGGCCCATTCTGCCATTGTTTT GGACCTACGAGCAAACCCCCTCCTGAATATACCTACCTCAGCCTTCCGTAATTTCACTGAGCTCCAGACACT GGTGGTGCCACTGAAACTAAGCTGTCCTGGTGGGAATGTTTCCTGGGATAATATCACCTTTGATGGTGACAGCTATATCTGCCAGGGACAAAGAAGTCTGTGCAATGGCACTGTGCAGCCAG CAGCAGCTCTGTGTCCTGAGAATGCATATTGTGTCCCTGATGGCCCAGGCCTTTTCCAGTGTCTTTGTACTAGTGACTTCCATGGCTACAAATGTCTACGAGAG GGTTCCTTCCCACTCCTCATGTTCTCTGGAATCCTGGGCACTACCACATTTTGTATCTCCATCCTGCTCTGGGGGACCCAACTTCGCAAAATCAAGGCTTCCTGA
- the SLC5A6 gene encoding sodium-dependent multivitamin transporter, with translation MGIREFYSGVSPSTIALPTATPPTPQSHFTLVDYGVCVLLLVLSLAIGLFYARRGRSQNTVRHFLLANRSMGSLPVALSLLATFQSAVAVLGVPGEIYRSGTEYWFLGCSYFLGLLVSAHIFLPIFYRLNISSAYEYLELRFTKVVRLCGTLTFIFQMVIYMGVVLYAPALALNAVTGFDLWGSVLALGIVCTVYTSLGGLKAVIWTDVFQTVVMFLGQLAVVIVGATKVGGLGRVWDVASQHGRISGIDLNPDPFVRHTFWTLAVGGIFMMLSLYGVNQAQVQRYLSSRTEKAAILSCYAVFPCQQVVLCIGCLIGLIMFVYYLDHPLAPEQAQVSSDQMVLYFVMDILGEIPGLPGLFVACLFSGSLSTISSAFNSLATVTIEDLIRPHFPEISEKRATLISKVLAVIYGLICLGMAYLSSLMGPVLQAAISIFGMVGGPLLGLFCLGFFFPCANSTGAVVGLLVGLIMAFWIGIGSMLSSMTSRIVLPLPNGTGFPSYRNATVTTVTTLMPSPVSKPTGLQRFYNLSYLWYSAHSSTTVIVVGLLVSFLTGGTRDQPPDPRTIYPVLPRLFALLPVSCRNHLPCQGYSQDLSCKTDKIPKKMSNGMMTGCGEEEVVAVPEQGHIQGDHGHAFILHETSL, from the exons ATGGGCATCAGAGAATTCTATTCGGGGGTAAGTCCATCCACCATAGCCCTTCCAACGGCAACGCCTCCAACACCCCAATCCCACTTCACCCTTGTGGACTATGGAGTATGTGTGCTGTTGTTGGTGTTATCGCTTGCTATCGGACTGTTCTATGCACGGCGAGGCAGGAGCCAGAACACAGTCCGCCATTTCCTGTTGGCTAACCGTAGCATGGGCTCCCTCCCTGTGGCACTCTCTCTACTTGCCACCTTTCAGTCAGCTGTGGCCGTCCTAGGAGTCCCTGGGGAGATCTACCGTTCTGGCACTGAGTATTGGTTCCTAGGCTGCTCCTACTTCCTTGGTCTGCTGGTGTCTGCCCATATCTTCCTACCTATCTTCTACAGACTGAATATCTCCAGTGCTTATGAG TACCTCGAGCTTCGATTCACTAAGGTTGTACGACTGTGCGGAACCCTAACATTCATCTTTCAAATG GTAATCTACATGGGTGTTGTTCTATATGCCCCAGCTTTGGCACTCAATGCAG TGACGGGCTTTGATCTGTGGGGCTCTGTGCTGGCTCTAGGAATTGTCTGTACTGTCTATACTAGTCTG GGTGGACTAAAGGCAGTGATTTGGACAGATGTGTTCCAGACAGTGGTCATGTTCCTAGGGCAGCTAGCTGTTGTCATTGTCGGGGCTACCAAGGTGGGCGGCTTGGGGCGTGTTTGGGATGTGGCTTCACAGCATGGCCGTATCTCTGGGATTGA CCTAAATCCAGACCCATTTGTGCGGCACACCTTCTGGACTCTGGCTGTTGGGGGAATCTTTATGATGCTGTCCTTATACGGAGTAAACCAGGCTCAGGTACAGCGCTACCTCAGCTCCCGCACCGAAAAGGCTGCCATTCT TTCCTGCTATGCTGTCTTCCCCTGCCAGCAGGTGGTCCTCTGTATTGGCTGCCTCATTGGCCTCATCATGTTTGTTTATTACCTTGACcatcctctagcaccagagcaaGCTCAAGTCTCCTCTGACCAG ATGGTCCTCTACTTTGTGATGGATATCCTGGGAGAGATACCTGGCTTACCTGGGCTCTTTGTTGCCTGTCTTTTCAGTGGTTCTCTCAG CACTATCTCCTCAGCTTTTAATTCACTTGCAACAGTCACTATAGAAGATCTGATCCGGCCCCACTTCCCAGAAATCTCAGAGAAACGTGCCACTTTAATTTCCAAGGTTCTTG cTGTAATCTATGGCCTGATATGTCTGGGAATGGCCTACCTCTCCTCCTTAATGGGGCCTGTGCTGCAG GCAGCAATAAGCATCTTTGGAATGGTTGGGGGACCTCTGCTTGGACTCTTCTGCCTTGGCTTTTTCTTCCCTTGTGCCAACTCAACC GGTGCAGTGGTAGGTCTGCTGGTTGGACTCATCATGGCCTTCTGGATTGGCATCGGGAGTATGCTGAGCAGCATGACCTCAAGGATAGTGCTCCCTCTGCCCAATGGTACTGGCTTCCCCTCATACAGAAATGCCACAGTTACCACTGTGACCACTCTAATGCCTTCACCAGTGTCCAA GCCTACAGGATTGCAGCGATTCTACAACCTGTCCTATTTGTGGTACAGTGCACACAGCTCCACCACGGTCATTGTTGTGGGGCTGCTGGTCAGTTTTCTCACTG GTGGAACAAGGGACCAGCCCCCAGACCCTCGGACAATTTACCCTGTGTTACCACGGCTATTTGCCCTCCTTCCTGTCTCTTGTCGGAACCATCTGCCCTGCCAGGGCTACAGCCaa GACCTCTCTTGTAAGACAGATAAGATCCCAAAGAAGATGAGCAATGGAATGATGACTGGCTGTGGGGAAGAGGAAGTAGTGGCAGTACCTGAGCAAGGTCATATCCAAGGGGACCATGGTCATGCCTTCATACTGCATGAGACATCACTGTGA